CAGCGTCCGTCGGCCGCACGCGCCAGACCCTCGACCCGCCTGCCGACCGTCCGGACTCCTCGCGCCATCGCGGCGGCGCGAAGGCCGTTGACCAGGTCGGTGCGCGCGAGCGTGAACAGTCCGGAGGGCTGCTGCAGCGAGGCGCGCCCCGAGAGGAAGCGGAGCTCCTTGAACCGAGGTCCGTCGACCTTGAGGGAGGGCAGCCCCAGCTCGCCGAGCCGGAGGAGCGCGGGGGTGTCGACCACGAGCTGCCGATCGTCCCGGGGCAGGGGCGTCGCGCCGTAGAGCGAGACCGAGACCGCGCGGTGCCGTGCCTGCGCTCCGTCGAGGAGGGCCGACGCGAAGATGCAACCAGCCGGACCGGCGCCGACGATCGCGATGCGTCCCCCATCATCCAGTGGCACGCCGCCCCCTTCCTCCATCAGCTGACCGGAACCGATGCCCCCCGTTCGTTCGTCCCGCCCACAGGTGGCTCGACACAGACCCGATTGCGACCTTCGCGCTTGGCCCGATAGAGCGCGGCGTCTGCCGCGCGGAGCAGGGCCTCGGCGCTCCCCTCGGGCGTACGCTCGAGGCTCGCCACGCCGAAGGACCCCCGGAGCGGCATGTCCTCGGAGATCCGGACGCCCGACATGTCGCGCCTCAGGCGCTCCGCGAACCGCCACGCCTGCTCGGCGACCGCGTGGGGCAGCAGGAGCACGAACTCGTCGCCGCCATATCTCGCCGCGAAGTCCGTCTCCCGCAGCTCCGCGGAGATGGTCTGGGCGAGGGCCACGATCGCCCGGTTTCCCGCCGCGTGCCCCAGTCGATCGTTGATCGTCTTGAGGTCGTCGAGGTCGACCATCACGGCGCTCAAGGGGTGCTGATAGCGATGGGCCCGCTTCACCTCTTCCTCGAGGCGGGCGAGGAGGGCGCGGAAGTTCGGCAGGCCCGTGAGCGCATCCGTCTCGGCGAGCGCGCGGAGGTGCTCGCCCTGCCGGGCCGCGCGGAGGGCCTTGTCGACCCGGGCCAGGAGCTCCGCGGTCGAGAAGGGCTTCACCACGAAGTCCGCCGCGCCCTGCTCGAGGCCCCGCACGCGGGCCCTGTCGTCTGTCTCGGCGGAGAGGAAGAGGACCGGGATCGACGCGGTCGCGGGATCCTCCTGCAGCAGGCGGAGGGCGGCGAAGCCGTCCATGCCCGGGAGGAAGACGTCCAGCAGGATGGCGTCGGGCACCTCGCGCCGGGCCAGCTCGACCCCGGTCTCCGCGCTCTCGGCTTCGAGGGTGTCGTGTGCGTCGCCGAGGAGATCGCGGAGGAGCCCCCGCACGTCGGCGTCGTCTTCGACCACGAGGATCCGGGCTCGGCTCCCGAGCAGCGGGCCGGGTGGCAATCGGCCTGCCGGCCGATGGCAGAGCGGATCGACCGGAGCCGGCGCCAGGAGCCGGAGCCGGGCCAGGAGCTCGTCGCCATCGGGATCGATCGCGAAGTCGTGGGCGCCTGCGAGGACGGCGGCCTCCAGGGTCGGGAGCTCGGAGCCGATCGCCAGCACCGGGCCCATCGAGCACACGAGGTGCACCGCCCGCTTCGCCGAGCCGGGGGATTCTCCCGTCAGATCCAGGAGCACGGCTTCCACGGCCGTTTCGGGTTCGAGGGCCTGGCCGGCTTCGATGCCAAAGGGTCTCCATCCCGCCTCCCGGAGACGGGCGGCGACGGCGTTCCTCCTGAGCCTTTCGGCGGATACCACCGCGATGCGCTTCTCCACCCCTCGTCCCCTTGTGTGGCGGGCCTAGGAATAAGGTAGGCATGACGCACCCCGGTTCAGTCCCGCGTTTGCGGGACCCCTTACGGGGCGGCCACCGGACGGATTGACGCCGCCTGAGCAGGGCCGGCTTCCGACACGAAAAAGGGCGGCCGCTCTCTCGAGCGCCGCCCTGATTCTTCGCCTCGTCTCGCGGACTATCGGCGCTGCCAGACCACCCGGCGGCCCGCGCCGCCCATCTCGGGCGGGGGCGGCTCGATGTGGAACTGGTAGAACTGCGGCGTGTAGGCCTTCATCTTCATGCGCTTGTTGTTCTGGAGCGCGAGCTGGTTGGCCTTGATCTTCTCGTCGTTCGGGTTGGCATCGGCGGCGCGCCCGAGGACCTTCATCGCGCCCTCGCGATCCCCGATCTTGGAGAGGCAGTAGGCGTAGAGGCTCCAGATCAGGCCGTCCTTCTTGCCCTGCTTCACCGCCGTCTCGAAGGTGGCGCGCATCTCGTCGTACTTGCGGTTGCGGAAGTGGTCGCAGGCGAGCATCGCCCGGAGGACCGCGTAGTTCGCGCCCAGCATCGTGCGGGTGACGGGGCCCCAGCGGTTGCTCTTCTCGAGGTGCGGCCGGGCTGCCGCGAAGTCGCCCTTGGCGTAGAGGAGGGTGCCGAGGTTCGCGTGCATCAGCGGGCCGACCAGGAGCTGGCGCTTCTCGAGCGCGAAGCCGCGCTTGAAGGTCTCGATGGCCTTGTCGAAGCGCTGGGCCTGCATCTCCTTCTGGGCCTGTGCGGAGATCGCCCCGACCTGCTTCATGGCGCGGTTCGTCAGGACGATGTACGCGGCGAGGAAGGCGATGACGAAGGGCACGATCGCGGCGAACGGCGAGAAGATCACCGCGAAGACCGCGAAGGCCACGAGGCCGATCAGGATGGAGATTCCCAGGTTGATCATGTCGTTCCGTGAGTGGCGTCCGGCCGCGCGCCGACCGGACGGCGGCTTGCTATACACAGCGTGACCCGCTCCCGGCAAGGGAAGGCCCCAAAGAGCCTCGTCGCGCGGGCGTCATTGCAAATACCGTTGACGGGGGACCAACATGCCGCGATTCTGCGCGGTGTTGGCCTGCTGGCGAAATCGGTAGACGCACGCGACTCAAAATCGCGCGGGGCGACCCCCCATCCCGGTTCGACTCCGGGGCGGGCCACCAATCCTCCTCCTCCTCCATTCCAGTGCAGCCGTCCGCGGCCGTGGTCACGATCAAAGGTGGCCTCGCCGACGCGAGGGAAGGAGGCTGCGCTTGACCCCGATGGAGAGCGAGTTCCAGGACCTTGCCGGGCTCCGTTCCGACGCGGACCCGATCGTCTCCCTCTATCTGGACACCGACGGCTCCGACCAGGTCCAGCGGGAACGGGTCCGACTCTTCGTTCAGGATCGCCTGCAGTGGGCCCGGCTCCGGTCGCCTCCGGACCACCTGGCGACCTTCCAGAAGACGCTCGCCCGGATCGAGGAATACGCGGAGGGCCTATTCCGGCAGGCCTTCGACGAGAGCGCCCGCGGCATCGCCGTCTTTGCCTGCGAGGGGATCGGGCTTTGGAGGGTCTTCCCGTTCAACCAGAAGCTCCGCAACTCGCTGACGCTCGGCCCCACGCCGCACCTCCTCCAGCTCGCCCGCCTGGCCTACGACTTCCAGCCCGCCGTCGTGACGATCGTCGACACCCGGGGTGCATGGGTGCTCGAGACGGCCCTCGGTAAAGGGGTGGCGGAGTCGCGGATCTCCCACGAGACCCACCGCCGGCACTCGATGGGCGGCTGGTCCCAGATCCACTATCAGCGCCACGTGGAGCAGCAGATCGAGCGGAACCACCAGGAGGCGGCCAAGCACGTGGCCTTCCTCCTCGACCGGGATCCGAAGAGCCAGCTCATCCTCGCCGGGACCGATCGGGCCGTGGGGGCCTTCGAGAAGGTGCTGCCCGAGAGGGCCCGCGCACGGATCCTCACCCGCCTCCCGGCCCCGGGCGAGCGCGGCTATCGCACGGGCGAGATCCGCGACCAGGTGCTCCGCGGGGCGATCGAGGAGGCCTTCGCCCATGAGCGATCGCTCGAGCAGAGCGACGTCCACAACGTGGTGGGGGAGGCGCTCGCCGGCGGTCTCGCGGTTCTCGGCCCCGAGGACGTCGCCCTGGCCGCCACCGAGGCGCGGATCCACCGCCTGCTGATCGAGGACGGCTTCGAGCAGACGGGCTGGCGCTGCACCAACTGCAACGCGGTCGGGATCAAGACCGTGAACGAGTGCAGCTATTGCGGGCAGGAGGTCGAGGGAGTCTCGCTGGGCGAGGAGCTCGCGAGGAGGGTGATTGCCGAGGGCGGCGACGTGGACGTGATGGAGCCGCAGGCCCTGCTCCACCACTACTTCGGCCTGGCGGCGGTGCTCCGCAATCGGGGCTCGGTGGCGGCGATCGGAGCGGCGCCCGAGCCCTTGGCCTACGGGGAGCCAGCGGCTTACTGATCGCTGGAGGGGGGGCGGGATGGACGTGGTCGAGAGGATCCTCGACCTGAGCCGGCGGGGAACGCCGCTGGCGAAGGTCCTTCGCGGGTTTGCGGTGGCGTCTTCGCAGTGGTCGCTTCGCCCGAGGGCGCTCCATCGCGTCCTCGAGTCGGAGCGCAGCGTCCGGCGACAGCTCTCCGACGAGCTGTGGCGGGCGCTCTACTACCAGCCGCTCTTCGCCACCCTCTGCGATCGGGTGGACGGTCCCTTCCGCCTCGAGATCTGCCCGGACTCCAAGGTGCCCGTGGTGGTCAACTGCCGCCTCGAGATCGGCAGAGGCGTGCGGATCTCCGCTCGGACCACCTTCTCCGGCGCGAGGAACGCCAAAGAGGTCCCGCGGATCGTCCTGGGCGACGACTCCTACATCGGCCACCGCGTCGTCCTCCGGGCGGGGACCGGGCTCGTCGTCGGCAAGCGCTGCTACTTCGCCAGCAACGTCTTCGTTTCGGGCGATCCAGGGCACCCGATCGATCCCGTGAAGAGGCGGACCCAGGCCGCGCCGGTCGAGGATCTCACCCGGATCGAGATCGGCGACGACGTCTGGATCGCCGAGGGTGCGGCGATTCTCGGGAAGGTGCGGATCGGCGAGGGCGCCATCATCGCGGCACGCTCGGTGGTGCACCGGGACGTCCCCCCGCGGACGCTGGTGGCCGGAGTCCCGGCGCGGGTGGTTCGCCGGATCGATCCGGTAGCGCTCGCGGGCGGTTGACACCGTCGAAGGGCCCCGACTACAGACTTCGCCGGAGGTGCCCGATGGATCGGCACGAAGACCGCGGCTCGCTGCTCTCCCGGGCGGCCGAGGCGCTGGAAGAGGTCCGGAACGCGGTGGTGCGCTCGTCGCAGGCGAGCAAGATCCGCATCGATGCCACCTTCCTACGGCGCGATCGGGACCACCTCTTCCGCGATCTCGGGCGGAAGGTGTTCGAGCTCGCCGAGGCGGGCGAGCTCGCGCTCACCGAGGATCTCTTCGCCGCCCTCGAGCCCATCCGCGAGCTGTCGCGAAAGCTGGACGATCACGACAAGGAGCTCGCCGAAGTGGAGGGCTAGCCCCTGGGGCGCAAATTCGCGGGATCGCGAAAAAACGCTTCCACCAGCGCGCGATTATGCTAGATAGGCCTCGCTCGTTGGCACCGACGGCGGGCACCGCAGCAAGAATATGGGGCAGTAGCTCAGCTGGGAGAGCGCCGCAATGGCATTGCGGAGGTCAGGGGTTCGATCCCCCTCTGCTCCACCAAAGTAACCCCGCGAATCCTTTGGGTTCGCGGGGTTTTCCTTTTGGAGCCCAGGAATCGCTACGAGCTGGATAAGGGCCGTTCCCTTGCGGGGCTCGGAGGGGTCAGGCTCCCAGGCCACTACATCCACGATGGACCGAAGAAGGCCCTTGATCGCCTCCCTCTCCTCTCGCTCCACAGCGACCGCCAAGGAGCGGGCAAGCTGCCGGTAGGAGTCCGCTTGAAGAGGTACCGCGATGCTGGCCCGCGGTACCTCATGGTTGGCACTACGGAGCGGTGGTGAAGGAGCGCTCCCCGGTGCGGAACCCCATCAGGTCTTCGATGTCCAGGATGCGAACGAAGCCCATCCCCCTTCCATCGGCGATGTCGTCTGCACCCAGAAAGCCGTCGGTGATCGCAGCGGTCACCAACCAGGAATAGGTCGTCGATCCGACCAGCTTCATTTCGTCCAGATCGGAGTCGGCGAGGGTGAGGCTGCTCACATCGCCTGGCAGATAATACTGCAGAGAATACTGATGAGCCTGATTGGTGTCGTTGAGGACGATCTCGACCCAATAGCTCTTGGCGCCATTCACAGGCGTCCAGCTCAGCGTCGGCAGGCGGGACACGTTGGTGGCCCCTTCTGCTGGTTCGAGGAGCTTCAAGGCCTGGGTCTGAGGGAACTTGATCGTGGTGGCTCCGGCCGAGGTCACCTTTGCCACGCGTATCGCGATGGTTCCGTCCGCGTCGGCGCCGACGAGCGCGAGCCTGCCGCCCTCCGAAGGCAACTCGACGTCGGCGTCGTTGGGAAGCTCGGTATCGCCCCCGAAGCGTTCCGCGAGGGTGAAGCGAGCCCCATGCAGATCGAAGCTCAACACACCCGAGCTCTTCCCGTTGTCGTAGGCGCCGTAAGTGGCGTTGAAGCGGGTCTGGAAGGTGCTGATCGGAGCAGACGACAGCTCGATCTGCAGGCCGCTGGTGTTGCCTTCATCGTTCATGGCCACGTCTTCTCGTACGCCGGCAGCCCGATAGACAATGGTTCCATCGGCCTTTAGACCCACGTGGGCCGCCACGACGTCGACGCTTCGGGAGGGAGGACCGAACCAGCGCACCTCGGCGGAATACGCCCCGGGCCCCTGGAGCTCGAAGCATGCGTGGTCGTTTCCCGTTGT
The Vulgatibacter incomptus DNA segment above includes these coding regions:
- a CDS encoding carboxypeptidase-like regulatory domain-containing protein; the protein is MLFAALALVACGADKTDPKVGTGGGGGAGGEAGSGGDGGTAGHGGGGQGGSAGEGSGGQGGTAGEGGGGQGGTAGEGGHGGDPQPINQVLGTVIDDRGKPMAGALAVLNHAFGFSQETDAEGKFSFDGVDVPYDLTLKFPSGDIVELRRLTRRDPRVARFDNANGLSRATLTGTITGAQAPFPAGESILISTTGNDHACFELQGPGAYSAEVRWFGPPSRSVDVVAAHVGLKADGTIVYRAAGVREDVAMNDEGNTSGLQIELSSAPISTFQTRFNATYGAYDNGKSSGVLSFDLHGARFTLAERFGGDTELPNDADVELPSEGGRLALVGADADGTIAIRVAKVTSAGATTIKFPQTQALKLLEPAEGATNVSRLPTLSWTPVNGAKSYWVEIVLNDTNQAHQYSLQYYLPGDVSSLTLADSDLDEMKLVGSTTYSWLVTAAITDGFLGADDIADGRGMGFVRILDIEDLMGFRTGERSFTTAP
- a CDS encoding acyltransferase, with the protein product MDVVERILDLSRRGTPLAKVLRGFAVASSQWSLRPRALHRVLESERSVRRQLSDELWRALYYQPLFATLCDRVDGPFRLEICPDSKVPVVVNCRLEIGRGVRISARTTFSGARNAKEVPRIVLGDDSYIGHRVVLRAGTGLVVGKRCYFASNVFVSGDPGHPIDPVKRRTQAAPVEDLTRIEIGDDVWIAEGAAILGKVRIGEGAIIAARSVVHRDVPPRTLVAGVPARVVRRIDPVALAGG
- a CDS encoding GGDEF domain-containing protein produces the protein MEKRIAVVSAERLRRNAVAARLREAGWRPFGIEAGQALEPETAVEAVLLDLTGESPGSAKRAVHLVCSMGPVLAIGSELPTLEAAVLAGAHDFAIDPDGDELLARLRLLAPAPVDPLCHRPAGRLPPGPLLGSRARILVVEDDADVRGLLRDLLGDAHDTLEAESAETGVELARREVPDAILLDVFLPGMDGFAALRLLQEDPATASIPVLFLSAETDDRARVRGLEQGAADFVVKPFSTAELLARVDKALRAARQGEHLRALAETDALTGLPNFRALLARLEEEVKRAHRYQHPLSAVMVDLDDLKTINDRLGHAAGNRAIVALAQTISAELRETDFAARYGGDEFVLLLPHAVAEQAWRFAERLRRDMSGVRISEDMPLRGSFGVASLERTPEGSAEALLRAADAALYRAKREGRNRVCVEPPVGGTNERGASVPVS
- a CDS encoding tetratricopeptide repeat protein, translated to MINLGISILIGLVAFAVFAVIFSPFAAIVPFVIAFLAAYIVLTNRAMKQVGAISAQAQKEMQAQRFDKAIETFKRGFALEKRQLLVGPLMHANLGTLLYAKGDFAAARPHLEKSNRWGPVTRTMLGANYAVLRAMLACDHFRNRKYDEMRATFETAVKQGKKDGLIWSLYAYCLSKIGDREGAMKVLGRAADANPNDEKIKANQLALQNNKRMKMKAYTPQFYQFHIEPPPPEMGGAGRRVVWQRR
- a CDS encoding Vms1/Ankzf1 family peptidyl-tRNA hydrolase, translated to MESEFQDLAGLRSDADPIVSLYLDTDGSDQVQRERVRLFVQDRLQWARLRSPPDHLATFQKTLARIEEYAEGLFRQAFDESARGIAVFACEGIGLWRVFPFNQKLRNSLTLGPTPHLLQLARLAYDFQPAVVTIVDTRGAWVLETALGKGVAESRISHETHRRHSMGGWSQIHYQRHVEQQIERNHQEAAKHVAFLLDRDPKSQLILAGTDRAVGAFEKVLPERARARILTRLPAPGERGYRTGEIRDQVLRGAIEEAFAHERSLEQSDVHNVVGEALAGGLAVLGPEDVALAATEARIHRLLIEDGFEQTGWRCTNCNAVGIKTVNECSYCGQEVEGVSLGEELARRVIAEGGDVDVMEPQALLHHYFGLAAVLRNRGSVAAIGAAPEPLAYGEPAAY